From Andrena cerasifolii isolate SP2316 chromosome 12, iyAndCera1_principal, whole genome shotgun sequence, a single genomic window includes:
- the Drk gene encoding growth factor receptor-bound protein 2 drk: protein MEAIAKHDFTATAEDELSFRRSQILKILNMEDDMNWYRAELDSREGLIPSNYIEMKNHDWYYGRITRADAERLLMNKHEGAFLIRISESSPGDFSLSVKCSDGVQHFKVLRDAQGKFFLWVVKFNSLNELVEYHRTASVSRSQDVKLRDMVPEECLVQALYDFAPQEPGELEFKRGDVITVTDRTDQHWWHGEIGNRRGLFPSTYVTPYHS, encoded by the exons ATGGAGGCGATAGCCAAGCACGATTTCACGGCGACCGCCGAGGACGAGCTTAGCTTTCGGAGGAGCCAGATCCTGAAG ATTCTAAATATGGAGGATGATATGAATTGGTACAGGGCCGAACTAGATTCCAGAGAAGGACTCATTCCAAGTAATTACATAGAGATGAAAAACCACGA CTGGTACTATGGAAGGATAACAAGAGCAGACGCAGAAAGACTACTAATGAACAAGCACGAAGGTGCTTTTCTCATTAGAATCAGTGAAAGTTCTCCTGGTGATTTCTCTTTGTCCGTTAA GTGTTCGGACGGCGTTCAACACTTCAAGGTGTTGAGAGATGCTCAAGGCAAATTCTTCCTCTGGGTGGTTAAGTTTAACAGCCTTAATGAATTAGTAGAATACCATCGTACGGCATCTGTTTCTCGCTCGCAGGACGTCAAATTGCGAGACATGGTCCCTGAAGAA TGTCTAGTACAAGCGTTATACGACTTCGCGCCACAGGAACCTGGCGAGCTCGAGTTCAAACGGGGCGATGTAATTACTGTCACTGACCGCACGGACCAACATTGGTGGCACGGAGAGATTGGCAACAGACGGGGCCTGTTTCCATCTACATACGTTACGCCGTATCACTCCTAG
- the Rpb5 gene encoding DNA-directed RNA polymerases I, II, and III subunit Rpb5 — translation MDDEAETYKLWRIRKTVMQLCHDRGYLVTQDELDQTLEQFKEQFGDKPSEKRPARSDLIVLVAHNDDPTDQLFVFFPDEPKIGIKTIKTYCQRMQEEKIHRAIIVVQQGMTPSAKQSLVDMAPKYILEQFLESELLINITEHELVPEHIVLTPDEKEELLTRYKLKENQLMRIQAGDPVARYFGLKRGQVVKIIRPSETAGRYISYRLVC, via the exons ATGGATGACGAGGCGGAAACGTATAAGTTATGGAGAATAAGAAAGACGGTGATGCAGTTGTGCCACGATCGAGGTTATCTCGTTACTCAGGATGAATTGGATCAGACTTTGGAGCAGTTCAAGGAACAGTTTGGCGACAAACCAAGCGAAAAGAGACCGGCACGTAGCGATTTGATCGTTTTAGTCGCTCACAATGACGATCCAACGGATCAGCTCTTCGTGTTCTTCCCTGACGAGCCAAAGATTGGCATCAAAACTATTAAGACTTACTGCCAGCGGATGCAAGAAGAAAAGATTCACAG GGCTATCATAGTCGTACAGCAAGGCATGACACCATCGGCGAAACAGTCGCTCGTGGACATGGCACCAAAGTATATACTGGAGCAGTTCTTAGAATCCGAATTGCTCATCAACATTACGGAGCACGAACTGGTACCCGAGCACATAGTACTTACTCCAGACGAGAAGGAAGAGCTGCTTACCAGGTATAAGTTAAAGGAGAATCAGTTGATGCGCATACAAGCTGGTGATCCAGTGGCACGTTACTTTGGGTTAAAGCGTGGTCAGGTTGTGAAAATTATCAGGCCTTCTGAAACTGCTGGGAGGTATATCTCTTATAGACTTGTATGCTAA
- the LOC143375396 gene encoding activating signal cointegrator 1, which produces MEKWIYINLSSLVNFPVTNDLINYIMQMENERDLDEVLKSLLDQSNAKHMQFITDIKKQMVIKDQSGYKKVTNTDNGQRRKKGKGKAKDRQENRQENRQPAETTQMEKVDKKKTKFVNLYSQDGKDRMTVLLKGRHKCNCEAKTHSLINNCQTCGRIVCVQEGAGPCFCCGEIVCSAKDQMIISGNTKQADQLYNKLKKQKPSKTMDESIKQRDKLLEYDRNGTQCMKVIDDECDYYQSSSVWLTGKERERLQKLEEEADARKYASRLDRKVIINFDFTGREVIEDNKEDDFNEFSEEQCQDICESLPVGDFDSSNICPDIEFSRPMYVESNDSVSRTRKMTVPSTMRTIIQDKEYLEMSDAGLCLSMHQPYASFLVAGIKIHEGRTWYTSHRGRLWIASASKVATQEEIAEVQNFYRVLKNEKINFPESYPTSRLLGCVTVTDILSQEEYRKIYPDGESDSPYVFICENFYSLPVQLPVHGKHKIYKLDPKIHQAALKFLQKFVKCINN; this is translated from the exons ATGGAAAAGTGGATATATATTAATCTGTCTAGTTTGGTAAACTTTCCTGTTACAAATGATTTGATAAA CTATATTATGCAAATGGAAAATGAAAGAGACCTGGATGAGGTTTTGAAATCTTTGCTAGATCAGAGCAATGCGAAGCATATGCAGTTTATTACTGACATAAAAAAACAGATGG TGATCAAAGATCAGAGTGGATACAAGAAAGTAACTAACACAGATAATGGGCAGaggagaaaaaaaggaaaaggaaaagcaaaAGACAGACAGGAAAATAGACAAGAAAATAGACAG CCAGCGGAAACCACGCAGATGGAGAAAGTAGACAAGAAGAAAACTAAATTTGTCAATCTGTATTCGCAAGATGGCAAGGACAGAATGACAGTTCTGTTGAAAG GCCGGCACAAATGTAATTGTGAAGCGAAGACACATTCGTTGATCAATAATTGCCAAACCTGTGGCAGAATAGTTTGTGTGCAAGAAGGAGCTGGTCCTTGCTTCTGCTGCGGGGAAATTGTTTGTTCTGCGAAAGACCAAATGATTATTTCTGGCAATACTAAACAAGCTGATCAATTAtacaacaaattgaaaaaacaaaAGCCTAGCAAGACTATGGACGAGTCGATTAAGCAAAGAGATAAGCTTCTTGAATATGATCGCAATGG TACACAGTGCATGAAAGTGATCGACGACGAGTGCGACTATTATCAGTCGAGTAGCGTCTGGTTGACAGGCAAGGAACGGGAGAGGCTGcagaaattagaggaagaagCGGATGCACGAAAGTATGCTTCTCGTTTGGATAGGAAGGTGATCATAAACTTTGACTTCACTGGCAGAGAAGTAATTGAGGATAACAAGGAGGATGACTTTAACGAGTTCAGCGAGGAGCAGTGTCAAGACATTTGCGAATCGTTACCAGTCGGTGACTTTGACAGCTCCAATATCTGCCCAGATATAGAATTCAGTCGTCCAATG TACGTTGAGTCCAACGACTCTGTATCACGTACAAGAAAGATGACTGTCCCCTCCACTATGAGAACTATCATTCAGGACAAAGAATATTTAGAAATGTCTGACGCAGGTTTATGTTTGAGCATGCACCAGCCCTATGCATCATTTTTAGTAGCTGGAATAAAAAT ACACGAAGGTCGGACATGGTACACATCGCACAGAGGGAGATTATGGATCGCTTCAGCGTCGAAAGTAGCAACCCAGGAAGAAATCGCGGAAGTACAAAACTTCTATCGTGTATTAAAGAATG AGAAGATTAACTTCCCCGAAAGTTACCCGACTAGTCGTTTGTTAGGCTGTGTAACAGTCACGGATATTCTATCTCAAGAGGAATATAGAAAGATCTATCCAGATGGAGAAAGTGATAGTCCATACGTTTTTATatgtgaaaatttttattcgttaccaGTTCAGCTTCCGGTACATGGAAAGCATAAGATTT ATAAGCTGGATCCAAAAATTCATCAGGCTGCACTTAAGTTCTTACAGAAGTTtgtaaaatgtataaataattaa
- the Tamo gene encoding PUB and ZnF_RBZ domain-containing protein tamozhennic: MANDLIMRGKDRLQEISTKLEQSHLVYLQTDDSPLKLQQRHKLEGFIKEYLCLVPNENKYVFQETADILHRSAATLQDFSGYRAATSWSAISLYAANLLAQPWRKEYRTLRTYSGYYRHEVEANLIGAELMFEQMGYKHTGLGVLTLEGPIDPDKVSSVSRDAIVAFVECQILKQIWENVSQNCTVSWLEVLEFRENHVGTPEQAIRALNYRFLEKMHQSRTKAENYRDYHYPPATCIDAASPSVPYHIMPPNYNMPMSACQSDYRYIEDTNAIPGSYRYFPPVDHGFANRCSAYGCLPHGNKYFSGVHSNPYYSTMPAYTRVPTGRLIELDVPVSVANYDKLHSRKASHRISDPDEVDFYKRQSSDGDHYDYGKADRKSAKSHGERNNYDSWDFVYRNLESLGYSKDLGDREDILHKREYDSRPSKQKSLKQNDNDEKHSAHRFEKRRSGRTEGNDVDSSMTNGRNYHHDTLPFKKKSSSFDLTDSNRHHMDASSESHLSSSNKDKRHGSQTLPIQRSHRSSDQIAKIADTLKDMELLRPERGDRTEGRRTWNCGTCTYLNSSTKEICEMCGKSRQKGNEDKPLASGGKECPQCTLVNEKNVSICDACGISLKDSPTYI, translated from the exons ATGGCGAATGACTTAATAATGAGAGGTAAAGATAGACTGCAAGAAATTAGTACGAAGCTAGAGCAGAGTCATTTGGTTTATTTACAAACGGACGACAGTCCATTGAAGTTACAACAGCGTCATAAACTCGAAG GTTTCATTAAAGAATACCTTTGCCTCGTCCCGAACGAGAATAAATACGTGTTTCAAGAAACCGCGGACATATTGCACAGGTCGGCAGCTACGCTGCAAGACTTCAGTGGATACAGAGCAGCGACATCCTGGAGTGCGATTTCTTTATACGCTGCCAATCTCCTGGCGCAGCCTTGGAGGAAGGAATATAGGACGTTAAGG ACTTATAGCGGATATTATAGGCACGAGGTAGAAGCGAATTTAATAGGAGCGGAATTAATGTTCGAGCAAATGGGGTACAAGCACACGGGCTTAGGTGTTCTGACGTTAGAAGGCCCTATTGATCCTGACAAAGTATCCAGCGTGAGCAGAGATGCGATAGTCGCCTTTGTAGAATGCCAG ATTCTGAAGCAAATATGGGAGAACGTTTCGCAGAACTGCACGGTCTCTTGGCTGGAGGTTCTAGAATTCAGGGAGAATCACGTCGGCACGCCGGAGCAAGCGATCAGAGCGCTGAACTATCGTTTCCTGGAGAAGATGCATCAGAGCCGGACAAAGGCAGAGAATTATAGAGACTACCATTACCCGCCAGCTACCTGCATCGATGCGGCCTCGCCGTCAGTTCCTTACCACATAATGCCTCCGAATTACAACATGCCAATGTCTGCTTGCCAGTCGGATTACAGGTACATCGAAGACACGAACGCTATACCAGGAAGCTACAGATACTTCCCGCCAGTGGATCACGGTTTTGCGAACCGATGCAGTGCCTACGGATGCTTGCCGCACGGGAACAAATACTTCAGCGGCGTCCATTCGAATCCTTATTACTCCACGATGCCGGCGTACACCAGAGTGCCGACCGGCAGGCTGATCGAGCTCGACGTGCCAGTGTCGGTCGCAAATTACGACAAGCTGCACAGTCGGAAAGCGTCCCACCGGATATCAGACCCGGACGAGGTGGACTTTTATAAGCGGCAGTCCAGCGACGGCGATCACTATGACTACGGGAAAGCGGACAGGAAGTCGGCGAAGTCGCACGGCGAGAGGAATAACTACGACTCCTGGGACTTCGTGTACAGAAACTTGGAAAGCTTGGGGTACTCGAAGGACCTCGGCGATCGGGAAGATATTCTGCATAAACGGGAGTACGACTCGCGGCCGAGCAAGCAGAAGTCGTTGAAGCAGAACGATAACGACGAGAAGCACAGCGCGCATCGCTTCGAGAAGAGAAGAAGCGGGAGGACCGAGGGGAACGATGTCGACTCGTCCATGACGAACGGTCGGAATTATCACCACGACACGCTGCCTTTTAAGAAGAAGTCCTCTTCGTTCGATCTAACAGACTCGAACAGGCATCACATGGACGCGTCTTCCGAGAGCCACCTGTCTTCCTCCAATAAAGATAAGAGGCATGGCAGTCAGACGCTCCCGATACAACGCTCTCATCGGTCCTCGGATCAGATCGCAAAGATCGCGGACACGTTGAAGGATATGGAGCTGTTACGGCCGGAAAGGGGAGATAGAACCGAAGGTAGACGTACGTGGAATTGCGGTACCTGTACGTACCTTAATTCCTCGACGAAGGAGATCTGCGAGATGTGTGGGAAATCTAGGCAGAAGGGAAACGAGGACAAGCCGTTAGCTAGTGGTGGGAAAGAGTGTCCGCAATGTACATTAGTAAACGAAAAGAATGTCTCCATCTGTGATGCCTGCGGTATCAGCTTGAAAGATTCGCCTACCTACATTTAG